In a single window of the Serratia quinivorans genome:
- the dosC_2 gene encoding Diguanylate cyclase DosC, with product MTYVASIPSLFSDACITYATLSVSYFALSKNAPFSYQSEAWKRGLFGLLAGLTTLFLNQNRLELAGNVHYSFAMIPMILVTFYGGALSGLVCYLTSLALSGGFTVDNLFIGSIIIPLLLSRVWLRKSNRVFYLTIGVIALYRIAVVWFWVDMWTLWLDVLLYQVIAALCLAICYHALNFKERHIHAYFSMRDKATTDSLTHISNRASVDYRLMLQQAERRPCGLMILDLDNFKRINDTYGHLAGDLLLTQMGQLLQNSVRSEDFVGRYGGEEFMVITASYDPKIIGGVAERIRRSVETTIFLLDEGNETQITVSIGASLYLPGMAVDKAIEVTDEALYEAKRGGKNQVVCSRLMPFSPLGAGFRQQ from the coding sequence ATGACTTACGTTGCGTCAATCCCCTCCCTGTTTAGTGACGCCTGCATTACCTATGCAACACTGTCAGTCAGCTATTTTGCCCTCAGCAAAAACGCCCCCTTTTCCTATCAGTCAGAAGCCTGGAAACGCGGGCTTTTCGGCCTGCTGGCCGGGCTGACGACGCTGTTTCTGAATCAGAACCGGTTGGAGCTGGCTGGCAACGTGCATTACAGCTTCGCCATGATCCCGATGATATTGGTGACCTTCTATGGTGGTGCACTCAGTGGGTTGGTGTGCTACCTGACGTCGTTGGCTTTGAGCGGCGGCTTCACCGTCGATAACTTGTTTATCGGTTCGATCATCATTCCGTTGCTGTTGTCGCGGGTCTGGCTGAGAAAGTCGAATAGGGTGTTCTACCTGACTATCGGTGTGATTGCGTTATACCGTATCGCGGTGGTTTGGTTTTGGGTCGATATGTGGACGCTGTGGCTGGATGTGTTGCTGTATCAAGTCATCGCTGCCCTGTGTCTGGCGATTTGCTACCATGCGCTGAACTTCAAAGAGCGGCATATCCATGCCTATTTCTCGATGCGTGATAAAGCCACCACCGACAGCCTGACCCACATAAGTAACCGCGCCAGCGTCGATTACCGGTTGATGCTGCAACAGGCGGAACGGCGTCCTTGCGGGTTGATGATCCTCGATCTGGATAATTTCAAGCGTATCAACGACACCTACGGTCATTTGGCCGGAGATCTGTTGCTGACCCAGATGGGACAGTTGTTGCAAAACAGCGTGCGTAGCGAAGATTTTGTCGGTCGCTATGGCGGTGAGGAGTTTATGGTGATCACCGCCAGCTATGATCCGAAGATTATCGGCGGGGTAGCGGAACGCATTCGTCGCAGCGTGGAGACAACGATATTTTTGCTCGATGAAGGCAACGAGACACAAATCACCGTCTCTATCGGTGCCTCACTGTATTTGCCCGGTATGGCGGTAGATAAAGCGATAGAGGTGACGGACGAAGCCCTGTATGAGGCCAAACGTGGCGGGAAAAACCAGGTGGTCTGCAGCCGGCTGATGCCGTTTTCACCCCTGGGGGCCGGCTTTCGGCAGCAATAA
- the mfd gene encoding Transcription-repair-coupling factor, giving the protein MICARAKFNTLIKDTFMSISDNRNRSASSSSSRYSLPERAGDLRQLGQLTGSACAVECAEIVERHNGPVMLIAPDMQNALRLRDEIQQFTDQMVTTLSDWETLPYDSFSPHQEIISARLSSLYHLPTMVRGVIILPVNTLMQRVCPHEFLHGHALVMKKGQRLSRDKLRAQLEQAGYRSVDQVMEHGEFATRGALLDLFPMGSEEPYRIDFFDDEIDSLRTFDVDNQRTLSEVDAINLLPAHEFPTDKNAIELFRSQWREQFEVRRDAEHIYQQVSKGTWPAGIEYWQPLFFSQPLPSLFSYLPDNTLIVNTGNLESAAERFWQDVNQRYESRRVDPMRPLLAPDSLWLRVDALFGELKAWPRMALKTEELPAKAGNTNLDYRTLPDLAVQAQQKAPLDSLRHFIESFDGSIIFSVESEGRRETLQDLLGRIKLRPSLIQHLDQAEAAGRYMMVGASERGFLDGIRNRALICESDLLGERVSRRRQDNRRTINTDVLIRNLAELHPGQPVVHLEHGVGRYVGLTTLEAGGIKAEYLILSYAGEDKLYVPVSSLHLISRYAGGADENAPLHKLGGDAWSRARQKAAERVRDVAAELLDIYAQRAAKTGFAFKHDREQYQLFCQAFPFETTPDQEQAINAVLSDMCQPLAMDRLVCGDVGFGKTEVAMRAAFLAVENGKQVAVLVPTTLLAQQHFDNFRDRFATWPIRIEMMSRFRSAKEQQQVMDDAVDGKVDIIIGTHKLLQSDLRWKDLGLLIVDEEHRFGVRHKERIKAMRADVDILTLTATPIPRTLNMAMSGMRDLSIIATPPARRLAVKTFVREYDSLVVREAILREVLRGGQVYYLYNDVENIEKAAAKLAELVPEARIAIGHGQMRERDLERVMNDFHHQRFNVLVCTTIIETGIDIPSANTIIIERADRFGLAQLHQLRGRVGRSHHQAYAYLLTPPPKAMSTDAHKRLEAIASLEDLGAGFALATHDLEIRGAGELLGEDQSGQMTTVGFSLYMELLESAVDALKNGREPSLEDLTSNQTEVELRMPALLPDDYIPDVNTRLSFYKRIASAKNDGELEELKVELIDRFGLLPDPARNLLQSAALRQHAQLLGIKRIEGNERGGFIEFGEKNKVDPGYLIGLLQSNPQIYRLDGPSKLKFMLDLTDRQKRLKFTEELLTAFREHTLAA; this is encoded by the coding sequence GTGATTTGTGCCAGGGCGAAATTTAACACATTGATTAAAGATACCTTCATGAGCATCTCCGATAACCGTAACCGTTCTGCTTCTTCTTCATCCTCCCGTTATTCCCTGCCTGAGCGCGCGGGCGATTTGCGCCAGTTGGGGCAACTGACCGGCTCGGCCTGTGCCGTGGAATGCGCCGAGATTGTCGAACGTCACAACGGGCCGGTGATGCTGATCGCCCCGGACATGCAAAATGCCCTGCGCCTGCGCGACGAAATTCAGCAGTTTACCGATCAAATGGTCACCACGCTGTCCGACTGGGAAACCCTGCCCTACGACAGCTTCTCGCCGCATCAGGAAATCATCTCCGCCCGTCTGTCGAGCCTATACCATCTGCCGACCATGGTGCGCGGCGTGATCATTCTGCCGGTCAATACCCTGATGCAGCGCGTTTGCCCGCACGAATTCCTGCACGGCCACGCGCTGGTGATGAAAAAAGGCCAGCGCCTGTCGCGCGACAAGCTGCGCGCTCAACTGGAGCAGGCCGGCTACCGCAGCGTTGATCAGGTGATGGAACATGGCGAGTTTGCCACCCGCGGTGCACTGCTTGATCTGTTCCCTATGGGCAGCGAAGAACCTTACCGCATCGATTTCTTCGATGACGAGATCGACAGCCTTCGCACCTTTGATGTCGACAACCAGCGCACGCTCAGCGAAGTCGATGCCATCAACCTGCTGCCGGCCCATGAATTTCCAACCGACAAAAATGCCATCGAGCTGTTCCGCAGCCAGTGGCGTGAGCAGTTTGAAGTGCGCCGCGACGCCGAACATATTTATCAGCAGGTCAGCAAAGGCACCTGGCCGGCCGGTATCGAATACTGGCAGCCGCTATTCTTCAGCCAACCACTGCCTTCGTTGTTCAGTTATCTGCCGGACAACACGCTAATCGTCAATACCGGTAATCTGGAGAGCGCCGCCGAACGCTTCTGGCAAGACGTCAACCAACGCTATGAGAGCCGCCGCGTCGATCCTATGCGGCCGCTGTTGGCCCCGGACAGCCTGTGGTTACGGGTTGATGCGCTGTTTGGTGAACTGAAAGCCTGGCCGCGCATGGCGCTGAAAACCGAAGAGCTGCCTGCCAAAGCCGGTAACACCAATCTGGATTACCGCACACTGCCGGATCTGGCGGTACAAGCCCAGCAGAAAGCGCCACTGGACAGCCTGCGTCACTTTATTGAAAGCTTCGACGGCAGCATTATTTTCTCGGTCGAAAGTGAGGGACGCCGCGAAACGCTGCAGGATCTGCTCGGTCGCATCAAGCTCCGTCCTTCACTGATCCAGCATCTCGATCAGGCCGAGGCGGCAGGCCGTTACATGATGGTCGGTGCCTCCGAACGCGGTTTCCTCGACGGCATACGCAACCGGGCCTTGATCTGCGAAAGCGATCTGCTCGGTGAACGCGTCAGTCGCCGTCGGCAAGATAATCGTCGCACCATCAATACCGATGTTCTGATCCGCAATCTGGCAGAATTGCACCCCGGCCAACCGGTGGTGCATCTGGAACACGGCGTTGGCCGTTACGTTGGCCTGACTACGCTGGAAGCCGGTGGCATCAAGGCCGAATACCTGATCCTGTCCTACGCCGGTGAAGATAAACTCTACGTGCCGGTCTCGTCGCTGCATCTGATCAGCCGTTACGCCGGCGGAGCGGACGAAAATGCGCCGCTGCACAAACTGGGCGGTGATGCCTGGTCGCGCGCACGGCAAAAAGCCGCCGAGCGGGTGCGTGACGTGGCGGCAGAACTGCTGGATATTTACGCCCAGCGCGCCGCCAAAACCGGCTTTGCCTTTAAACATGACCGCGAACAGTATCAGCTGTTCTGCCAGGCCTTCCCGTTTGAGACCACCCCGGACCAGGAGCAGGCGATTAACGCCGTGCTGAGCGACATGTGCCAGCCACTGGCCATGGACCGCCTGGTGTGTGGTGACGTTGGCTTCGGCAAAACCGAAGTGGCAATGCGCGCCGCCTTCCTTGCGGTGGAAAACGGCAAACAGGTTGCGGTACTGGTGCCAACCACCCTGCTGGCACAGCAGCATTTCGACAACTTCCGCGATCGCTTCGCCACCTGGCCGATCCGCATTGAGATGATGTCGCGCTTCCGCAGTGCCAAGGAACAGCAACAGGTGATGGACGATGCCGTCGACGGCAAAGTAGATATCATCATCGGCACCCACAAACTGCTGCAGAGCGATCTGCGCTGGAAAGATCTGGGGCTGCTGATCGTCGATGAAGAACACCGATTCGGCGTGCGCCACAAAGAACGCATCAAGGCGATGCGTGCCGATGTGGATATCCTGACGCTGACCGCCACGCCGATCCCGCGTACTCTGAATATGGCCATGAGCGGCATGCGCGACCTGTCGATTATTGCCACCCCACCGGCCCGCCGTCTGGCGGTAAAAACCTTTGTACGCGAGTACGACAGCCTGGTGGTACGTGAGGCGATCCTGCGTGAAGTTCTGCGCGGCGGCCAGGTTTACTACCTGTATAACGACGTTGAAAACATCGAAAAAGCCGCAGCAAAACTGGCGGAATTAGTGCCGGAAGCGCGCATTGCCATCGGCCACGGCCAAATGCGTGAACGCGATCTGGAACGGGTGATGAATGACTTCCATCACCAGCGCTTTAACGTACTGGTCTGCACCACCATTATCGAAACCGGCATCGACATTCCCAGCGCCAATACCATAATCATCGAGCGTGCCGATCGCTTCGGGCTGGCGCAGCTGCACCAGCTACGTGGCCGCGTCGGACGTTCGCACCATCAGGCCTACGCCTATCTGCTGACACCGCCCCCGAAAGCCATGAGCACCGACGCCCATAAACGCCTGGAAGCCATAGCATCACTGGAAGACCTGGGTGCCGGCTTTGCCCTGGCCACCCACGATCTGGAGATCCGCGGCGCAGGCGAACTGCTCGGTGAAGACCAGAGCGGCCAGATGACCACCGTGGGTTTCTCGCTGTATATGGAACTGCTGGAAAGCGCAGTGGACGCACTTAAAAACGGACGCGAGCCTTCTCTGGAAGATCTCACCAGCAACCAGACCGAAGTGGAGCTGCGCATGCCGGCCCTGCTGCCGGACGATTACATTCCGGACGTCAATACTCGCCTATCGTTCTATAAGCGCATCGCCAGCGCGAAAAACGACGGTGAACTCGAAGAGTTGAAGGTGGAGCTGATTGACCGCTTTGGCCTGCTGCCGGATCCGGCGCGCAACCTGCTGCAAAGCGCGGCGCTGCGTCAACATGCGCAGTTACTTGGCATCAAGCGCATCGAAGGTAATGAACGCGGTGGGTTCATTGAGTTTGGCGAAAAAAACAAGGTCGACCCAGGCTATTTAATTGGGCTGTTGCAAAGCAATCCGCAGATCTATCGCCTGGACGGGCCGAGCAAGCTGAAATTTATGCTGGATCTGACCGATCGCCAGAAACGCCTGAAATTTACCGAAGAGCTGTTGACCGCATTCCGCGAACATACGCTGGCCGCCTGA
- a CDS encoding Uncharacterized conserved protein, protein MNIDDDLQALTKQEATLTFSHFDHNTAWELGSALKSAAERGRLSIAIEIQLAGQTLFYYAMPGTTPDIADWVRRKRNVVNHFHKSSYAIGLRLQQRQSTLEERYGLSVRDYSAHGGAFPINLAGLGCIGTISISGSPQLEDHNLLVSTLAHFLGLSLPAVH, encoded by the coding sequence ATGAATATCGATGATGATTTGCAAGCGCTGACCAAACAGGAAGCGACGTTGACCTTCAGTCACTTTGACCATAATACCGCCTGGGAACTGGGATCGGCATTGAAATCCGCTGCAGAACGCGGCCGCCTGTCCATCGCCATCGAAATCCAGCTTGCGGGGCAAACGCTGTTTTATTATGCCATGCCCGGCACCACGCCTGATATTGCGGACTGGGTACGACGTAAACGCAACGTGGTGAATCACTTCCACAAAAGTTCTTACGCTATCGGCCTGCGTCTGCAGCAACGCCAATCGACGCTGGAAGAGCGCTATGGACTCAGCGTACGCGACTACTCGGCGCACGGCGGTGCCTTTCCGATTAATTTAGCCGGGCTCGGCTGCATCGGCACCATCAGCATTTCCGGCTCGCCGCAGTTGGAGGACCATAATTTGCTGGTCAGCACCCTGGCCCACTTTCTCGGCTTATCCCTGCCGGCAGTGCATTAA